In Myxococcales bacterium, the DNA window GCACCGAGCGGGGTTGTTTCACGCGTGCGAACTGCATCGAGAGTCGTTGTGTGCTCGAGTGGCAGAGTGGCTAGCGCATTTTGCGCTTCCGTGTGACAATTACGTGACGAATCAGTGAAGGACATTGCACAACGAGTCCGCGAGCGCGGCGAACAGCCGGCGTCGGACACCCGGCCTTCGGTGAGGGCGCCCGAGCGGCCGAGCGACTGGGGCTCGCTGGTCGCGGATCTCTCCCGCGGACGCGACGAACCCACCTTCCACGTCCACGATCGAACCCACCTCGAGCTCGCTCTCGACTACCGGCTCCGCGCCGAGCACTCGGTCGAGTCGTTCGTCTGGGAAGCCTATTTCTTCGCGCCCGAGAGCCTGCGCCTCGATAGCCGTACCTACGACAAGACCGACATCTACACCGACCTGCAGAGCTACGTGCGGTTCGAGGTCCCCAGCGTGGAGTTCGGCGAGCTTGCCTCTGATCCCATCGACAAGATCCGCACCGCACTCGAGGGCGGGGAGCAGGGCGCAGTGCGCGAGATGCGTCTGTTTGCGTGCCAGGTCCGCGCGGCGGGTGTCGAGTTGCGTCAGCGCATCGTCGAAGCCCTGGCGGAGCCCGGTGTCGAACGGGAGCGCGCCGAGCAAGCCGCAGCGCGCATGGTGGCGGACTGTCGGCAGATCACCGCCAAGCTGCGCGAAGCCCTCGCGCCGGCGGCGGAGCGCGGCGATACCCTGGCCACCGCGGCCCGCTGGGTCGACGAGGACGTGTCGCGCCTGATCGAGACGCTGCTCGCGACGGTCGCCCGACGATTGTCGAAGAACAGCGGGACCCCCTCGTTGATCGAGCTGGTCGAGCGGGCCGCCATCAGCGAGGCAAGACAGCGAGAAGAATCTGGCATTGGGCGTACCGGGCGCTTGGCCATGCGGGCGCGAGAGATCGAAGCGCTGGAGTTCCGGCGCCACCTGCTCAAGCGCTTCACGTCTTCGGTGTTGTGGCTCAACCCGGAGGTGCGACCCGCGTCCACCTGGGTCCGCGAGCTGCTCTACGCCGTGGCCGCGTCGGTGGCGATGGCCTTTGCTCTGGGCGCGGCGGTCTGGAACGGCTTCCAGGTCGGCTCGGAAGGGCTGATGACGTGGGTGCTGGTCGGGGTGGTCGCCTACGCGGTCAAGGACCGGATCAAGGCGCTCTTGCAAACGAAGTTTTCGAGCGTCGTCGATCGTCACTTCCCGGATCGACGCTGGCAGATCCGGGACCGGGAGCGAGCCGTGATCTTGGGCGAAATGAACGAACAGAGCGGCTTCGTCGCTTTCGACGACATGCCTCCTGCCGTGCTCGCCGCGCGACGGCTGACCCGCCGCCACGAGCTCGAGGAACAAGCGCGCCCCGAGACGGTGTTGTTCCACAAAAAAGAGGTGACGGTGCAGGCGCAGCGGGTGGCCATGGCCGATCCGCGGTTCACTGCTTTGACGGAGATCTTTCGGCTCGACGTCAGCCGCTGGCTCGCACACACCGACGATCCCAAGCGCGACATCGTGTTCGCCGATCCCGTGGCGGGAAAGATCGGCTCGGCCAAGGCTCCGCGCGTCTACAACCTGGCGGTGGTGTTCCGCTTGCGCCGCCACGACGACGAATCCGTGGCCTGGCACCGGCTGCGGGTCGTGGTCTCGCGCAAGGGGATCCGACGCGTCGAGCGCATCGCTTGAGCATTTGCGACGAGCCAGCGTGCTAGGCTCGCGCCGTGCTCCGTCGTGCGTTCATCGTGTGGACCCTGTCCCTCGGCACGCTGGCTTGTTCGTCGGACTCCGGCGACGTGCCAACCTCGTGTCAGCCCGGCGAGATCGGCACCTGCTACGGCCCCGGCGACTGTGCCGGCACCGCGGTCTGCAAACCGGACGGGCTCGATTTCGGACCGTGTCAGTGCGCGAGCGACGCGGGCAGCGACGCGACCGCGGACTGATGCAAGCTCACTTCAGCTTGGCGGCCGTGGCTAGAGCCAGCGCCTTGACCTCGGCGAGCTTGGTCGTTGCGCCGGGCACGTTGCCCACGGTCGAGTAGCTGAGAGAGGCAGCCGACTCACCCTGCAGCCACTGGACATCGACCCCGATCAAGGCACCCATGTCGACGGCACCCTCGTCCCCGATGTCGAAGGGTTCGGCGTTGGTTCCGGGTACGTAGTATTTCTGCCCCTGCCAGACCCGAAATTGGAGCAGGTGGCTGTCGTTGTTCGCGTTCTGATACGACCACAAACACTCGCCGCGAAGCGCCGGATCGACGATCTGCGCGCCGGTGTCCTTGCTGGCGGTCTGCCCGAACAGCGCCGTGGCGTCGGACTCGGTCACGATGGCGCAAGCGTCGATCTTGTTGGAGCCCCCACCCCCGCCCTTGCCACCCTCGTCTCCGCCGCAGCCCATGGCCAAGAGCGCGACAGCGAGCGGCAGCCCGAGTGAAAATCGGCGTTTCATCCCAGCAAACATCTCCCACTCTTGTCGTCGGAGGCGAGGACCGGATTCGAACCGGCGTATGACGGTTTTGCAAACCGTTGCCTAACCGCTTGGCTACCTCGCCGCGGAGCCAGGGTGGATACCGCCGAGCCGAGCCTCGGTCAACCTCGACCATCGGTCAGGTCTGGCTTGCCGCCCCTCCCGGCGTCCGCTAGCGGCAAAGCATGCTGTACCGTTTCCTCGCGGTGTGCGCCGCAGGCGCGCTGGGCACCGGGGTTCGTTACCTGGTCGCGCTCTGGGCCAACAAGACCTTCGGTTCGGGTTTTCCCTACGGCACGCTGCTGGTGAACCTGGCGGGTTGTTTTCTGATCGCCGTGGTTCTCCAGGCAGCGACGAGCTCGGCCACCATTTCACCCACCTTGCGTATCGCCGCGGCCAGCGGGTTTTTGGGCGGGCTGACCACCTACTCGAGCTTCAACTACGAAACGACCGTCCTCATCGAACAGCGGGCGACCAGCACCGCCCTGTTGAGTTTTTTCATCACGACGATCGGCTGCCTGGCCGCGGGAGCGCTCGGGCTCTTCGTGGCCCGACGACTAATCGGCACCTGAACCGAGGTCGGGACGCCCGAATCGCGGGGCCCAATTGAAACAGAGCTGTGAATTCTCACGGTCCGAGGCTCGGTTCGGGCCAGGGAGGGTTCTCCCACCCGCCTGAGCGTGTTAGCTCGCGCAAGCCATGGCCGGCACCTCCGCCCCCGTTGCAACGCCGTTCTTGCAGCACACCGACGCGTTCCGGCGGCGGCGCTTCCTGAATTGGTTCCCGCTCGGGGTCACGTACGCGCTGCTCTACATGGCGCGGTACAACCTGACCGTCGCCAAGACCTCGCTCGGCGAGTTGATGACCAAGGAGGACTTCGGGATCATCTTCGGGGCCGGGACCTTCGTCTACGCCTTTGCTTTTCTTCTGAATGGCCCGCTCGTCGATCGCCTCGGCGGGCGCAAGGGCATGCTGGCCGGGGCACTGGGCTCGACCTTCGCGAACCTCGCGATGGGGGCCTACCTGCATCACGTACTCAGCTCGGGGCAAGCCACGACCGCGCCGCTGCGCCTCGTGTTCAGCGTGCTCTACGGCGTGAACATGTACTTCCAGAGCTTCGGCGCCGTCTCAATCGTGAAGGTGAACGCCCACTGGTTCCACGTCACCGAACGGGGGGGCTTCTCGGGCATCTTCGGCACGATGATCTCGAGCGGGATCTTTCTGGCGTTCACGGTCAACGAGCTGTTGCTCAAGCTCGCGCAGCGGATCTGGCCGGCAGCGCCCGGGCCGAGCCTCGCATGGGTGGTGTTTGCCATCCCCGCGGTGCTGCTCTTCGTGTTCTTTCTGGTCGAGCTCTGGCTGCTGCGGGACCGCCCGGGGCAGGCGGGCCACAGCGACTTCGACACCGGGGATGCTTCATCCGGGGACACGAGCGACGCGCCCATCCCGGTGTTCGCGCTCTACAAACGCATCCTGCTGCACCCGGTGATCCTGACCGTGGCGCTAATCGAGCTCTGCACGGGGGTCGTGCGCAATGGTGTGATGCACTGGTTCCCGATCTACGCCAACGAGATCTGGGCGCTGCCCAACGAACACGCGCTCAGGGGTGGTGCGCTGCTCTTGACCATGCGCGACGGGACCTGGGCTCCGCTCTGGCCCGCGCTGCCGTGTTTCGGCGTCGCGGCGATCTCGGCCTGGCTCGCCACACGAGCGCGTGGCGGTCGGCGCGGCGCGTATGCGGTTGGCGCTGCTTTGGCCTTCCTCGCGCCGTTCACCCAAGGGGGCTGGGGTGGCCTGTTGATGGTCGCCGGAGTCATCGGCGGCAACGTCGCGGGCTGGGTCAGCGATCTCTTCTTCCAGAGCCGACGCGGACCCGCCGCCGGGTTTCTGTATGCCCTGCTCACCGTGTGTGTGGTGGGCATGGCGTTCTCACTGGCACCGCCGACCAACGTTGTCGCCTCGGCGGACGCAAAGAGCGGACTTTCGCCGGGCGACAAGATCCTCGGCATTGCTGGCGACTCCGAGGTCAGCGGCTGGGTCGAGGTGCGAAACGCAGTGGCCTGCGCCCAGCCCACCTGCAAGGACTCCGGCTGGGACAAGGCAAAGTGCATGTGTGTCGCGGCGCTGTCGGGCAGGCCCGCCGACCAACGCGACCCCGTGCTCAGCGCGCGCATCGAGCGCGGCGGCCAGGTGATGGATGTGATGCTGCCGGATCCCAAGGCCACGCAGCGCGCGGGTGACATGCGTTTCTTGAAGGCCAGACCGGAGCTGCCGCTGTCGCCGTTCCTGCTGGGGGCGCTGGTGTTCTTGATCAGCCTCGGAGTCATCGGCACCCACGGTGTGCTCAGCGGAACCGCCACCATGGACTTCGGCGGGCGCCGGGGCGCGGCGACCGCAGTCGGCGTGATCGATGGGTTCGTGTACCTCGGGACCGCGCTGCAGTCGGTCGCCCTGGGATTTCTGACCACCAAGTCTTGGGCCTACTGGCCGTGGTTCTTGCTGCCCTTCGGCGTGATCGGTTTTGTTCTGTCACTGCGCATCTGGAACGCCAAACCCGCAGCTCGCGGCGGACACTGAGCCGCGGCACGGCGGCGCCAAGGCACGCTGGCCCGTCACCCCCTCACTTCGTGCCGTCGAGATCTTCGGCCAGGTACGACAGGATGACCTCGTCCAGCGATTTTTCGCCGATCAACGAGTCACCGAAGATGCTGCGATTGTCCGGCGGGGGCGCGTCACCAAAGATCGAGGCCGGGCGCGAGACCGAGTAGCGGCCCGGCGGTCCCTCTCCGGCGGCAGCGCCCCGACGCCGCATCAACGGCGAGCTGAGCGGCGTGCCGATCGGCGTCGCCGATCTGGGCGGGGGCACGCCTGCGAACTTGGCTGCCATCGCCTCGACCGCGGAGTCGATGGAGTGGGACGGGGGTGGCGGCGTCGGGATACGCGCGCGCGACACGGGCAACGCCTCTGCCACGGCAGCAATGGGCTGGTGCAGCGGTTCGCTCGGAAGAATCTGCTCCGGCGTTTGCCACTCGACCGGCAGCGGCGTGCTGATGCGCGCCGCGACCTCCTCCGGCGTCGGCTCCGGCACTAGCTTCTTGGCTTCCGCACCGGCCGGCACCGCCGCCGGGGTTGCGACCGCCACCGCCGGCGGGCCGAACGCCGCCTCGATCACGGCGTCGAGCTCCCC includes these proteins:
- a CDS encoding MFS transporter, which encodes MAGTSAPVATPFLQHTDAFRRRRFLNWFPLGVTYALLYMARYNLTVAKTSLGELMTKEDFGIIFGAGTFVYAFAFLLNGPLVDRLGGRKGMLAGALGSTFANLAMGAYLHHVLSSGQATTAPLRLVFSVLYGVNMYFQSFGAVSIVKVNAHWFHVTERGGFSGIFGTMISSGIFLAFTVNELLLKLAQRIWPAAPGPSLAWVVFAIPAVLLFVFFLVELWLLRDRPGQAGHSDFDTGDASSGDTSDAPIPVFALYKRILLHPVILTVALIELCTGVVRNGVMHWFPIYANEIWALPNEHALRGGALLLTMRDGTWAPLWPALPCFGVAAISAWLATRARGGRRGAYAVGAALAFLAPFTQGGWGGLLMVAGVIGGNVAGWVSDLFFQSRRGPAAGFLYALLTVCVVGMAFSLAPPTNVVASADAKSGLSPGDKILGIAGDSEVSGWVEVRNAVACAQPTCKDSGWDKAKCMCVAALSGRPADQRDPVLSARIERGGQVMDVMLPDPKATQRAGDMRFLKARPELPLSPFLLGALVFLISLGVIGTHGVLSGTATMDFGGRRGAATAVGVIDGFVYLGTALQSVALGFLTTKSWAYWPWFLLPFGVIGFVLSLRIWNAKPAARGGH
- the crcB gene encoding fluoride efflux transporter CrcB, which translates into the protein MLYRFLAVCAAGALGTGVRYLVALWANKTFGSGFPYGTLLVNLAGCFLIAVVLQAATSSATISPTLRIAAASGFLGGLTTYSSFNYETTVLIEQRATSTALLSFFITTIGCLAAGALGLFVARRLIGT